The following proteins come from a genomic window of Phacochoerus africanus isolate WHEZ1 chromosome 9, ROS_Pafr_v1, whole genome shotgun sequence:
- the LOC125135654 gene encoding serpin A3-8-like — translation MRAEGMSPFLALGLLVAGLCSRVHCVPADDLASKIVTLKDQIKKLPAPNTAVVSSNTDFAFSLYKQLALTNRHKNIIFSPLSISMALAFLSLGAQGPTLTELLEGLKFNVTETPEAEIHQGFQHLLQALSQPSNLLQLNVGNAMFIDERLKLLDKFVREAHELYHSEAFSTDFQDLETARRLINDYVKNKTEGKIVELIKKLFPRTVAVLVNYIYFKAQWMTHFDTNLTTEADFYVSKNRTVRVPMMGIKNLTVPYFRDEELACTVVELPYTSNDSTLFILPDDGRMASVEAKLLPETLRRWRASLHPRRIDALHLPRFSISSDYKLQEILPRLGIKKIFSEEADLSGITDTTPLCVSQVVHSAMLDVGEEGTEGAASTGVVIERKSFENFIVRFDSPFLFATVLRDTQSIIFLGKVVNPRPDQSSPLSREDSR, via the exons ATGAGGGCGGAGGGCATGTCCCCCTTCCTGGCTCTGGGGCTCCTGGTGGCTGGGCTCTGCTCCAGGGTCCACTGCGTCCCAGCGGATGACCTTGCCTCAAAGATTGTGACCCTGAAGGACCAGATCAAGAAGCTGCCAGCGCCCAACACCGCCGTCGTCTCCAGCAACACCGACTTCGCCTTCAGCCTCTACAAGCAGCTGGCTCTGACGAACCGTCATAAGAATATCATCTTCTCCCCGCTGAGCATCTCCATGGCCTTGGCCTTCCTGTCTCTGGGGGCCCAAGGCCCCACCCTGACAGAGCTCCTGGAAGGCCTCAAGTTCAATGTCACAGAGACCCCTGAGGCAGAAATCCACCAGGGCTTCCAGCACCTCCTGCAGGCCCTCAGCCAACCCAGCAACCTGCTGCAGCTGAACGTGGGCAACGCCATGTTCATTGATGAGCGGCTGAAGCTGCTGGACAAGTTCGTCCGAGAGGCCCATGAGCTGTACCACTCCGAGGCCTTCTCCACTGACTTCCAGGATTTAGAAACTGCCAGGAGACTCATTAATGACTATGTGAAGAACAAAACCGAGGGGAAAATCGTGGAGTTGATCAAGAAGCTTTTCCCTCGGACCGTGGCCGTCCTGGTGAATTACATTTACTTTAAAG CCCAGTGGATGACACACTTTGATACCAACCTCACTACGGAGGCAGATTTCTACGTGAGCAAGAACAGGACGGTGAGGGTGCCCATGATGGGCATTAAGAACCTGACCGTGCCCTACTTCCGGGACGAGGAGCTGGCCTGCACGGTGGTGGAGCTCCCGTACACCAGCAACGACAGCACGCTCTTCATCCTCCCTGACGACGGCAGGATGGCATCCGTGGAAGCCAAGCTGCTCCCGGAGACGCTGAGGAGGTGGAGAGCCTCCCTGCACCCCAG GCGGATAGACGCCCTCCACCTGCCACGGTTTTCCATCTCCAGCGACTATAAACTGCAGGAGATCCTTCCCCGGCTGGGCATCAAGAAAATCTTCAGTGAGGAGGCTGACCTGTCAGGAATCACAGATACAACACCCTTGTGTGTTTCCCAG GTGGTCCACAGCGCCATGCTGGATGTGGGTGAGGAGGGCACGGAAGGAGCCGCGTCCACAGGAGTCGTCATAGAAAGGAAGTCCTTTGAGAATTTCATCGTGCGATTTGACAGCCCCTTTCTGTTCGCCACGGTCCTCAGAGACACCCAGAGCATCATCTTTCTGGGCAAAGTCGTCAACCCCCGTCCAGACCAGAGCTCCCCTCTGAGCCGTGAGGATTCTCGCTGA
- the LOC125135656 gene encoding serpin A3-8-like, with amino-acid sequence MRAEGMSLFLALGLLVAGLCSRVHCVPADDLASKIVTLKDEITKLPAPNTAVVSSNTDFAFSLYKQLVSLNPSKNVIFSPLSVSMALAFLSLGARGPTLTELLEGLKFNLTETLEAEIHQGFQHLLQALSQPSNLLQLNVGNAMFVDEHLKLLDEFRRDAQAMFASDVFSTNFKVPRAAVVFINDYVKNKTKGKIPKLFDEHDSLSVMVLVNYVYFKAKWKTPFDPEHTIKSTFYVSKNRTVEVPMMSLRGLETPYFRDEELACTVVELPYTSNDSALFILPDHGRMVDVEAKLLPETLKRWRDSLHPRRIDALYLPRFSVSGDYQLEDILKQLGIQKVFTHEADLSGVTGDQKLGVSRVIHKAVLDVGEEGTEAAAATGIAMLTSTLHSLTVSFSSPFLFAVIHKDTGTVLFLGKVTDPSPA; translated from the exons ATGAGGGCGGAGGGCATGTCCCTCTTCCTGGCTCTGGGGCTCCTGGTGGCTGGGCTCTGCTCCAGGGTCCACTGCGTCCCAGCGGATGACCTTGCCTCAAAGATTGTGACCCTGAAGGACGAGATCACGAAGCTGCCAGCGCCCAACACCGCCGTCGTCTCCAGCAACACCGACTTCGCCTTCAGCCTCTACAAGCAGCTGGTTTCTTTAAACCCCAGTAAGAATGTTATCTTCTCCCCGCTGAGTGTCTCCATGGCCTTGGCCTTCCTGTCTCTGGGGGCCCGAGGCCCCACCCTGACAGAGCTCCTGGAAGGCCTCAAGTTCAACCTCACAGAGACCCTCGAGGCAGAAATCCACCAGGGCTTCCAGCACCTCCTGCAGGCCCTCAGCCAACCCAGCAACCTGCTGCAGCTGAACGTGGGCAACGCCATGTTCGTGGATGAGCATCTGAAGCTGCTGGACGAGTTCAGGCGAGATGCCCAGGCAATGTTCGCCTCCGATGTCTTTTCTACCAACTTCAAGGTTCCCAGGGCTGCCGTCGTGTTCATCAACGACTACGTGAAGAACAAAACGAAGGGGAAAATCCCGAAGCTGTTCGATGAACATGACTCCTTGTCTGTGATGGTCCTGGTGAATTACGTCTACTTTAAAG ccaaGTGGAAGACGCCCTTTGATCCAGAACATACTATAAAGTCCACGTTCTACGTGAGCAAGAACAGGACAGTGGAGGTGCCCATGATGAGCCTTCGAGGCCTGGAAACACCTTACTTCCGGGACGAGGAGCTGGCCTGCACGGTGGTGGAGCTCCCGTACACCAGCAACGACAGCGCCCTCTTCATCCTCCCTGACCACGGCAGGATGGTGGACGTGGAAGCCAAGCTGCTCCCAGAGACGCTGAAGAGGTGGAGAGACTCCCTGCACCCCAG ACGGATAGATGCCCTCTACCTGCCACGGTTTTCCGTCTCCGGCGACTATCAACTGGAGGACATCCTTAAGCAGCTGGGCATTCAGAAAGTGTTCACCCACGAGGCTGACCTGTCAGGAGTCACAGGGGACCAGAAACTGGGGGTTTCCAGG GTGATCCACAAGGCGGTGCTTGATGTGGGCGAGGAGGGCACGGAAGCAGCTGCTGCCACTGGCATCGCCATGTTGACCTCGACCCTCCACAGCCTCACTGTTAGTTTTTCCAGTCCCTTTCTGTTCGCCGTAATCCACAAAGACACTGGCACTGTCCTCTTTTTGGGCAAAGTCACTGACCCCAGCCCTGCCTAG